One stretch of Zingiber officinale cultivar Zhangliang chromosome 6B, Zo_v1.1, whole genome shotgun sequence DNA includes these proteins:
- the LOC121991331 gene encoding uncharacterized protein LOC121991331, with amino-acid sequence MEELQSILWTYRTTPRVSTSLTPFHLVYGSEAVVPVEVGVPSTRRMLYDEENAEQRLAELDLISETRERTAARLIAYRQRMRQNYDRKVVPRFFGEGDLV; translated from the coding sequence ATGGAGGAATTGCAAAGCATTCTCTGGACCTACCGCACAACGCCTCGGGTGAGCACAAGCCTCACTCCTTTTCATCTAGTCTACGGCAGTGAGGCAGTGGTACCCGTTGAGGTCGGGGTGCCTTCCACTAGGAGAATGCTATACGACGAGGAGAACGCCGAGCAACGACTAGCAGAGCTGGACCTCATTAGCGAGACTCGCGAGCGAACGGCAGCCCGGCTAATTGCCTATCGACAGAGGATGAGGCAAAATTATGATAGGAAGGTGGTTCCTCGCTTCTTCGGGGAAGGGGACCTGGTCTAG